GGCGCCGTGCCGTCTGCAATCAACAGACGTCCCTGTTCCAACAGCGCAACGCCAGTCAGCGGGTGATCGAATTTCCCGGCGACGAGGGTGCCCCGCTCCAGACGTTGCATCGCCTGCTTATGCTCACCCACCCCGGCGTGGCCGATGCCCCGGAGGATGTCGATCCACGCATTCGACCAATGGTTGGGTGGTGCCCCTCCACGAGAAAGCCGTGCCAGCATCTGCTTCGAGATATCATCGTGCGGCCCCAGCGGCCCCAGGATTTCATTGCGGCGGCGCATTACCAATGCTGTGCAGCGGAGAACCTCGATAGCATTGATTTGCCAGAGCTGATTGCCGGCGGCAACGCCACCACTGCGGAGGATCTGTTGCGGATCGAATCCGCCCATTCGGATTCGCATCGAGGAGGGGAACTCGCCCGGTGTGAACTGCCTTGTGCTTGTTCCCCAAGGTGGAATCCTGCGGACGAGGGAGCGATCGACTCGCGGGTCGCGCTGGAAATCAACATCCAGAAGCCAGCCGGAGTACTGCAAGTAGAGGCTAGCCGCGAGATTGAACTGCTCTAAAGCGAGCGCCGGCTGACCTTGCTGGTAGAACGTCTCGCCGAGATGGGCGTGGTAGCAAATCGAATCGATCCAGCGGGCATCAACGGTTTTGATCGCGCTGCGAAGCTCGCGCTGAAACGTTCGCCCCGCATCGCGGTAGTCGCCACGATACAGCTCCTCAACGCCCGCAAAGTAAATCTGCGTCGGCGTTGAGTTCCCTAGCTGAGCGTGAGCAACAGAGCACTGATTGCCGATGGGCAGCAGAAAAAGAATCAAAAGAAGGGATCGGCAGCGAAGGCGTGCTAGCATTGCTAGTGACTTTCTATAAGAGGCTCTGTTCCAGGCTTTCTATTCTACACGTTGCCGCATCAGAAACAGAGTGAGCACTTTTCGTGCTTCGTTAAGCCCAATTAGCCTCCCAGCGCGAGCTGGGGGTTCAGTACCCCTAGCTCGCGCTAGGGGCTAGGGCTTTCATGTTGGCTGCTTCCTTTTTAGCTAGCAGTGCGTACCTCGAAAGAGAACTCCGAGAAACTTCGACTCTCTGTGAAAGTTTGCCGGTTGGGGCGTCGATAACGATTGTGCTGGGCAATGTTGAATTGCTGCCAATCCAGCCACACCCTCCTCTGTTGTGATGTTGGAGTTAATGAAGTGAAGAATCAATCGAAGAACATGGGCTCGAAAGCCTCTCGTGGAATCCTAGCCGCAGGGTTGCTCGCGTTTGCCGCCATCGGCTCGACCGGTTGCCAAATCGACGTCGCGGGCCAAACGCTGCCCAGTGGCTACCACTTGGACGACGACGTGCAGTATTACGCTCCAGGGCCCGAGTTCAAACTGGCCCGTGAAGCGGCAGCGCTCGCTGAGCAAAATGCAGCCGTCGCCAGCGAACCACAACGTCGCTGAGCAAACTCAGAAGTCATTAGCCGCAGGGCGTTAGCCCCCGGTTGCCTAGAGAACCGGACGCTAACGCGTGTCGGCTAATGTTCTGAAACCGATTGTTAGGATCAAGATTTCGCCGCTTGTTGCGATGCGTGTCTGGAGGGGAACGCGCGCGGCAAGACCTGGGGGGGTACGGCGCCTCGTGTGGCAGGCGTCTGAGGTGTCGGTATGTTCAAGAACGTACGAACGTATCATGCCTCAGACGTCGTTGCCCCGAGGATAATTTTTTCTTGCTATGACTCCCGAGCCGTCAGGCGTCAGCCGACGGGTGGCAGCGTGTGAGAGTCTTTTCCCGACAGCTAACGCTAGTCGGCTCGCCTCGTGTCGTTCTCATTACCGACTTGCCACAACTCTCTTCGCCCACTGAGTCAGTCGCACGCCTTGCGACTTCAAGTCGGAAATAGGGTAGTGCGTAATCCGCTTGCTCTCTTCTACCTTCGTTCTATAGCGATGCTTGAAGTTGAAATCGTCCACACCGAGGTCGAAGCGGCGGTCTCCACGCTCGAAGCTATCTCGCAAGGAAGAGAGCAGCAAGACGGTTCCCACTCCCAGATGGCGGTACTTTGGATCGTAGCCCATGCGGAGGCCGCTGATTTCGTCGCGGTAGTGGTAGTTGTATCCAAACGCCACTGGCTTGCCCGCAAGCTTCAAGAGTGTTACGTCAAGCATCCCCAGCCGAGCCGCTGCTTCGTGGCAGTCTCTCAGGAAAGCGGCCACTCGGTCATGTGAGAGCGTGACACCGTCGGTGGCGTCCCCTTGCCAACTTTCGGCGGCGATCTGTAGGCAATCTTCATAGAGGTCCCACCGCGGATCGCCGTCCCCCTCAGTGGCTGGTAGTGGCCGATGGCGAATGAATTCAACACGGTCGTGCTTCTCAAAGAATCGCAGATGCCGGCGGATTTCGTGTCGACGTTTCCGTGAACGTGATCGAAGGTAGTCTTCCCATGAACCGTTGATTTCGATGACGAAAGTCTCGCGAAAGGGAGCAATTTCTCCCGCAATCCCAGCCGCCTGCATCGCAGCCGACAGCGAAGGAAGCTTCGCCTGCTGCTCATCGATCCAGCGGAGGTCCAGTAAATCCCAATCACGTTCTTGATTTGCCAGATATTGCATTGCCAGCCAGTAGCAAGCCGTTTGGTCGGGACCAATGGGCGAGTACCAGGCTCCCCAGTCGGCGAGTGGGTAAGTCAGTGTGCGGAGCGTGCCAACGCGGTACGGTTCCTCAACCACGCACAAAGGCACGAAGCCGATCGGTTTTCCTTCGGAGCGAATCACGAGCAGCCGGTAATCATGCTGCCCTTGTTGGCCAAAGTGTTTCCAAGCCAGCTCGAACCAATCGAAGGTCATGAAGAACGAGCGTCGCGGAGTCTCCTCGAGCAGCGCGTTCCAAGCCATGCGGAACGGCTGCAAGTCTTCAAGCCTGCGGATTTCGACCACGTCAGCCATGGGAGGCAGCACCAGCTCATTAGGGCAGGGTGTTTGCGACATGGCAGCGGCTTGAGTTTTCCGTTGAGGACTAGAAGACGGTGGCTTCCTCCAGCTCAAGCAGTCTGCCAACTGAGCAAGAGAGAATGCAACGATTGTGCCGAGAAGCTGAAAAGTGTTGGTCAGTCAAGAAAAGGTACGTCACTCCCCTGTTCACTGCGAAATAGATTACACTCAGAATTCATTCGAGTAATACGCTGTTGTTTTTTCGCAGCATTTCGATTCGCAAGGTGGCGAAAACTCAACCCGTTAGGTAGCGATCAATAGTCTCTGCGACTCTGCGCGAATACTCAACCGAAGATATTTAGGATAGTTTTGAACTCTGAAATCGACCTCACTGAGCATTGGCAGCCGATCGTCCAGGCGATCCACGATGGCGAGTTTCAAGCTGTGCTTGCAGTAACAGGCGGTGGGAGCGGTGCGCTCTCCGCCCTGCTAGAGACGCCTGGTGCCTCGCGAACGGTGCTCGAAGCGGTCGTGCCCTACTCGGCAGAGTCGCTTCGTCAATGGATCGGCGGAACGCCCGATCAAGCGTGTAGCGAGGCAACGGCCCGCGCTATGGCGATGGCCGCCTGGATGCGGGCGCGCGAATTCGCACCCGACGCCGACCCGGCGAAGCTCATTGGACTCGGTAGCACGGCAAGCTTGGCGACCGATCGAGCGAAGCGTGGCGACCATCGCGTGCACGTGGCGCTGCAGACGGGCGCGTTTACGCGAACTTGTAAGCTGAGCTTTGATTCAGATCGTAAGCGACCGGAAGAGGAGCGACTGGCCACTTGCTTGATCTTGTGTCTACTTGCTGAGAGCGCAGAGGTTGATTGCGAACGGGTAAGTATTGCCATCGAAGAAGCACTGCAAACGGACGAGAGGCTTACGAAGAAGGAGCAGGCAGCTCTTCCGCGCTGGTGGCGTTTGATCCTGCAAGACTTTCAGTCAACCAGTGTGCGCGCCCCTGATCAACCCGCGGGTCAGGAGGTGTCTTGGAGGAAGCTCCTCTTTCCAGGTTCGTTCAATCCGCTGCACAAGGGACATCTTCGCATGGCGGAAATAGCGGAACAGCGAATTGCCAAGCCCTTGGCCTGGGAACTGTCCTTGATGAATGTGGACAAACCGCCAATGGATTGCCTAACTCTCGAGGAACGGCTTGCCGCGATACACGAGATAGACCCTTCGCGTCCAATCGAAGTCAGCACTATGGCCACATTCGCTGAGAAAAGTGAAGTCAGCGAAGACATCACCTTCGTCGTCGGCCTCGATACCATCCTCCGTATCGACGACCTCAAGTATTACGCGAACGAGTCCGCCCGCGACTCCGCCTTCGCAACGATCAAATCAGCTGGCTGCAAGTTCCTCGTCTTCGGCAGAAACATTGATGGGAACTTTCAAGTCCTCAGCGATATCCAACTCTCCCCTGCCCTGCGTGAGCTCTGCGAGGAAGTCACCGCGGAAGAGTTTCGTGAGGACATTTCCTCGACCCAATTGCGAACCCAACCGTAGCCCACGCCTCTGGCGTGGGATGATTCACCAACGACGGCCGTATTTCACGCTCGGAGCCGTTTTTCTGGCGAAATCTTTCACGCGGTCCAAATTAGATTGGGAAAACTTCGAAGAAATGACATAAGTAAGTTGTGAAGAAGCTGCAACCCGATAGTGACAACTCCGAGTTCCCCATGCCTAGGCTCTTTTATTTCCTCACCCTGCTCCTGACTACGTTTCCTGGGGGTTCCCATGCCACCGAGACCGTCGAGTTAAGCGTCTATCCCCAGTACCGTCGCCAAATCGACGGTGTTTGCGAACTCGATCGCACTTCCCTGTTTGCCCTTTGCGATCACGGTGTCGGTTTTGATCAACGAATGCGCGATCCCGAGCGCGTGGAATACTTGCTCAAGGATCTCAACGCCACCTTCGGGCGGTCGCTGGGGCCGATCAGGTCCGTCGTCAGAAACGAGCAAATCGTTCGCGAAGATCCCGACCGTCCCGGATTCGCTGACCTTGAGCTTGTGAAGCAGGAAAGTGTCAGCAGGCAGCGACCCGCCAGCAAGGTACTTCAAGATTTCGTTGGTGAGAGAATGGACATCGCTGCCCACGGCTCGCACAACGCCTATCCTGAGTTCATGGGTGCCCACACGACGCCCCAGTCAACGCAAGATCCGAATCATTCGCAGCACTTACCTGAGAATATGGAGGCAGCCGCAGAACTGGCCGCTGCGGTCTTGCAATACAACTACGGCGACTTCACGCGTCCTCGCTATTTCGAACCGGTCAACGAGCCTCACTGGTCGTTCATCGGGGCAGAGCATCTCGCAAATTGGCACCTGAAGACACACAGCGCAGTTCACGATCGAGGGCTCGACGTGGAGGTGGGCGGGCCATGCAACTCGGTTTGCTATTTCTATCGTAACGATTTTAACGCGTTCAACGGCGTCAAGAATTTCATCAACAATACGAAGGGCCAGCTCGATTTTTATTCGTTCCACGCCTACGACTACCTGAACTGGAACGGTCAGGATCTGGTCGGGCGTATTTCGAGTGGCTTGCCGCTGGAAGGGATGATCGACCTCGTACAAAACCACCTCGTCAATGAATTTGGCGAGCAGAAAGGAATCGTCATCTCCGAACACGGCGGGTACGTCACAGGCTCTCAGGGACGACCCACTGCGGAAGAAGTCGGCGACCTGTTGGCAGCGAAGTACTTTCCAGAGGGCGAGGGATTCGAGCATGAAATGCGGAAGCGTTCGATCCAAAGCCACGTTCTGGTCAGCGCGATCATGGCCAACACACTGACCTTCATGGATCACCCGCACGTCATCAAGAAGGCTGTCCCTTTTATTCTGCCTGAGTCGATGGCTTGGGATCCGAAGTATTACTCCACGTTGTACGTGCCTTACGATTTCACCGACAGAAGCCGTTGGGTGGAGACGCGCAACTCTGACTTCTACAAGTTCTTTCGCGACGTCCAAGGAGAACGTGTCATCATCAAAGGTGGCGACCCTGACATTCAAGCTCGAGCGTTCGCTGACAAAGATCGTCTGATCATCGTCGTGAACAACTTGTCCGACGAACTTCATGATGTGAAGCTGGACTTTCCCCAACCAAAAGAGTCGACCGAGCCACAAGAAACGAAATCGAAGAAAATCGTCCTGCGTCGCTACGGTCGCAACGAGGACTACACGCCCTATCTGACCGAGGAAAACATCGAGTCGTTAGAACAGTTGCAGCTTGCCGGTCGAGAGGCAGTCCTTGTCGCGGTTGAGTACGACCAGGAGATTCCGGTCAAAGGCACTTTTAATGAAACCCCTCACTATGGAAGCCAACTCGCCGTAAAAGCCACCAAGGAAAAGCCTGCCCGTTTCCTTGTGGAAATTCCCGCGGCAAAGGAGCTGGCGTTCGCCACACTAAGGCTTAGTATTTCACGTCCCTTTGACGCTGATCCGAATGTCTTAGTCAAAGTCAATGGAAAACGTGTCGAGTTTCCGCTTGAAGATGCGGTGTCTCGACTGGCCGAAGAGGGTCGCGAATACGCCTCGACAAAGATCGTCCAGCTTGATCGCAAGCTACTCCGCGAGCAGAACCGCGTTGAAGTGAGTTTCCCCGACGACCGTGGCGGGACGGTTGGTAGCGTTGTCATCCGCGCAGGAACCAAGCTCTAGAGGCTGATATTTTGCGACCTTTTCGACCTGCTTTAAGGTTGCCCGCCGCTAGCAGACGAATTCTTGATTCGTCTAGCCGTAGTTGGCTCTCGTTTCTCACCTAGCTTGGTTATACTCAGGAGACATCCACAGACGTCTCGTTTCGACGGAGTTCTGGAGATGTCGAGTTGCCGTTTCAATCCCCTTGCAGCCGCAGTGCCAAGCCCTCGGTTGTAGAGATACTCCAGACGCTAGCCCCGACTCGTTGGGAGGTCTGAGCTCTTGAAACCGCTTTTATCATTTAACCGATGTCCGTTGGAGCGGTTCGAGGTTTTTGGTGTCAAATCGTACTCAGACAATGCCGAAGCACCGAAACGGTACGTCTTCGTACAATGCGACGCTTGACCTCTTCCGTTTTCTTGCTTGCTTGGCGATTGTTTGGATTCACGTGCCTGAGTCAGGCCTGCTGAAACCGACGACCATCGTTTCTCGATTTGCGGTCCCCTTTTTTTCTGCCGCCGCCATCTACCTCACCGTTCGCTCGCTTCACCGACGGCCTGATCTTTCAAGCTGGGATTATATCCGGGCACGCTTCCGCTCGATCTACCTACCTTTCTTGGCTTGGTCGGCCATCTACTACCTGGCTCGCTACTTGGCGAAGCAAGTGTCCGAAGTAGGAGGGCTCACTGCCACAACGTGCCTCCCGGCACTGTCATGGGAAACGCTACTCGATGGAACCGTCCATCACCTCTGGTTCTTGCCCTATATCGTGGTCGCTTCTGTCGCAGCCTTGGCTGCCACAAAACTCGTATTGAGCTGCCCCTTATTGCGTCTGCCGGTCGCACTTGTTTGCCTCGTGACAGGATTCACCACGGCAGTTCTCACGGCAGACGAAGCCCCTGTCCCGAATATCTACGCCGTTGAATTGGCCTACCAAACGCTTCCCTCAGCATGCTGGGCAGTCGCGATTGCGTTGTACGCAGATCGTTGGCAGTGGCTAGGAAAAGCCGATGCAGCGGGGATCTTGGGCAGTCTCTTGTTCTTCGCAGGTTCTGCTTGGTTATGGCAAAACGGCAGAAACAGCCTCGCCGAAAACCTTGCCGGGTGTGGGCTACTGCTGGCAACCTTACCCGATACTTTCACGAGGGGCTTGTCCGTATCGGGATCACTCGCGAAACAACTAGGGGCTTGGTCCTTCGGCATCTACGTCGTACACATCTTGTTTGTCGAGGGAATCCAAGATGTTTTACACGCATTGCAAATAGAAGCATCTCCGACGATCGACCTGATCATTTATGTGTTGTCGATCATTGGTTCAGTCGCGGTGACAATCCTTGCGTCGCAGTTTGCCGGTCTGAGCTGGCTCTTCAGCACGCGTCGTCAGCCCAAAACCGCGGCCGCGGGGACCTCATGAAATCCCGCGCCGAAGCGACATCTTGCTGCGCAATCATCACCGGCGCAGGGGGTGAATTGGGACGCGCGTTTGCCGATCTGCTATCGAAAACTCAGAACACACGGCTCATCCTGACAGATATTGACACTGACGCCGCGCATCAGGCTCGATCTTCGGTTGAGCGAAATGGCGGGGAAGCGGTCGCTGCCCCACTCGATGTAACGCAACCTTCGGCTTGGCAGCAGCTTGTCGAGGATCTGCACCACGAGTATCAGCGGGTGGAAATGCTCATCAACTGCGCGGGAATCGGCGCGGGTGGCATCGTCGAGGGCTTTTCTCCCGAGCAGTTCAATCAGGTCTTCAACGCAAACTATTTCGGTACGCTCTACGGTTGCCAAGCCGTGATCCCTCGGATGAAAGAACAAGGCCACGGTCATATCGTCAACGTCGCTTCAATCACCGGCCTGCTCGCCCCGCCATCGGTGGCCGCGTATGCCAGTTCGAAAGCGGCCGTCGTCTCGCTTACGGAAGCGCTCTACGGCGAACTCAAACCGTACGGGATCGGCGTCACGCTTTGTGTACCTGGTTTCTTCCGGTCACCACTGATCGAGAACGGAATCTTCACCGACGAGGGCACTCAGAAGCGTGGCGAAGACTACGCTGACAAGGCCACCCTAACTGCGAAGCAAGTTGCCGAAGAGACTCTCCGTGCCGTCCGCAAACGGCGCCTCTACGCCGTGATGGGCCGCCGCGCTCGCTGGTACTGGCGAATCAAACGCCTCGCTCCACAATGGCTAGCAGACAAGTTAAGCGCGAGATACAGAAATTGAGAGCCCTCTAATGACCAATGACCAAGCCCTAATGACCAAGTAATAAGAGTCAGACCGCTTGCATCAAACAATGGTCATTTGGACTTGGTCATTGGTCATTTCTATACTCTCCGTGTCCTCCGTGTCCTCCGTGCCTCCGTGGTTTATTACCAAGAGGAGTGAACCTATAATCGGGGCATGCTACATCTTCAATCCGAAACCGACGCTCGCTGGTTCGCCCAAGTCGATGCCCACTTGGACGAAATCCTCATCGACCACGCCCACTGCGAAAAGAAAGCCGCCGGCACGGCAATGAATCTCATTTTCCACTACGTGGATAATCGCGAGCTTTGCCAGGAAATGACCGAGATCGTCAACGAAGAGCTCGAACACTTTCACATGGTGCTCGACCTGCTTGAGAAGAAGGACATTCCGTTCCGCAGGCTCAAGCCAAGTCAGTATGGCCGCAAACTCAACGACTTGGTCAGCAAGCAGGAACCGCAACGGGCCGTTGATCGGCTGCTCGTTGCGGGGCTCATCGAAGCACGAAGTTGCGAGCGCTTCCACGCCCTCGCGCAACATGTCGATGACGAAGAACTGGCCAACTTCTACGCCAGCCTGTTCGAATCGGAAGCGCGGCACCACACCACGTACACGCGGCTCGCCAAGCATTTCGCGCCTGAGGAAGAAGTCATGGCAAGGCTCGACGAACTGGCAGCACTGGAGTCAGAGATTATCTCCGCGGGCGAACCCCTAGCGCGGATGCACAGCTAGCAGCACACCTAGCCGCGGTGCTACGCACCGCCGGAAGCCAGCGACTCAGCAGACTTAAGCTTCCTCTTTCTCTTCTTCCTCATCAACCGCAGGAGCCGGTTCTTCACCTTCAGCGGCGGCCGTCTTGGGAGCTTTACCGCGTGCGAACTCATAGGCGAGAAAGATTCCAATTGCCATGAACGCGAACGGCCAGACATCGTTTTGGCCGAGTTGCTTCGGAGCACCGATCGCACCTCTGTCGGGATCAATGTCGCCTGCCTTGGGAGGTTCGCTGGCGGTCACTTCTTCTTCGACTTCTGCCGCTTCCGCTTCACCCTCCTCAGCATCTTCATCTTTTGAATCGGCTTTCTTCTCAGGACCGGCCTTTGCACTAACAGCGGCGGCCTTTCTCGTGAGCACTTCTTTCGCCACGTAGTCACTGCCCAAGATTGCTCCAGCAGCGATCAATCCCGAGACGGCTCCGCGAGCATAGCTGACATTGCCCGCCGTCTTGCAGGCCTGCATGACGCCGAAGCCTACCAACGCACCTGTGACTACCGGGAACCAGTTGGCAGATTGCCCTGTCCCTAGCATCAGTGCCACGTAGATTCCGATGGCGACCGCCGCCCCGATAATTCCGCCAACTAATGTTCGCCCGAGATTCATAAGTTTTACCCTTAGGGACGTAGGAGACCCCGTTAGAGAAGAAATCGCTGCCCGCCAGCATAACGCTGCTAAGCCATAGTTTAGCCACACGATACAAACCGGGTCAACAATCGCCCGGCACTCGTTCGGAGATTGATTCGCTGTTACAATCGCAATCTTGCCTAAAACGAATAAGTCCTCACATTCAATTCAACAAATCTCCAAGAAAACATGTCCAATTCCACCTCGCTGAGAATCGCTGTCATCGCCGGTGATGGCATCGGCCCCGAAGTCGTCGGCACCAGTCTCGAAGTCCTGAAAGCGACCGCCGCGGCGAACGATTTTGTCTACGAAACAACCGATTTCCCCTTCTCGGCGAAGCACTTTCTCGAGAGCGGGCACATCCTCGACGACGACGATGTCGCGAAGCTTAGGGAGTTCGACGCCATCCTCCTCGGGGCCGTCGGCGGGCTGCCCAACGACCCTCGCCTTGCGGGCGGCGTGATCGAGAAAGGAATTTTGCTAAAACTTCGCTTCGACCTCGATCAGTACATCAATCTCCGCCCCGTGCAGCTCTACCCGGGTATCGATACACCGCTGAAAGACAAAACGAGCGAGCACATCGATTTCATCTGCGTCCGCGAGAACACTGAGGACCTCTACTGCGGCCTCGGCGGGATTGTTCGTAAAGGAACCGATCAGGAAGTCGCCAATCAAACGATGGTCGCTACGCGTTTCGGTGCCGAACGCTGCATCCGCTACGCCTTCGAACTGGCCCGCACGCGTCCCCGTAAGCACCTAACGCTGGTCCATAAGACCAACGTCCTCAACTTCGCCGGCGACACTTGGCATCGCACATTCGAAGACGTTGCCCAGGATTACTCCGACGTCGAAACCGGCTACCACCATGTCGACGCCTGTTGCATGTTCATGGTCGCCAAGCCCGAAGTGTACGACACGATCGTCGTGCCCAACATGTTCGGCGACATCATCACCGACCTGGGCGCAGCCATCGCCGGCGGCATGGGCATCGCTTCGAGCGGTAACCTCAACCCCGACGGAACGGCGCCCAGCATGTTCGAACCAGTCCACGGCAGCGCCCCCGACATCGCCGGCCAAAACGTGGCCAACCCCATCGCCACGATCGATTCCCTCGGCCTGCTGCTCCGCGAAACGGGCCGCATCAAAGAAAACGCCGCCGCCATCAAGTGCGGTGAGCAAATCGGCGCCGCCGTGAAAAAGGTGACGCCGAAGTTTGCCGGGAAGAGTTTAGACCGGAGTGGGTTTGGGACGAATGAGATTGGGCAGATGGTGGTTGAGGCGTTGTAATTTTGCACTTCGACAACGACAAACACCAAAACTAGCCGGCGAGCTACGCCTCGCCCGGTCTTCAGTTTCGTCAACGAATTGCACAAATCTCACGAATGCCTTTCAGCAGTGTAGGGTTCGTGAAACGCACCATGCAGGGTGATTTAACGGTGCTTTTCACACATCTTACTCTGCATGGTCTTCGATATTGAGTTCGGGAATATCCGAGGCAATCTCGTGTTCAACTCGCATGTAGACAGACTCTTCGCATCTTTCAATTGCTGCCTTCGCAGTATCCGCCGCTTGTCTCGTATTCCTCTCGATTTCGAAAACGCTGCTATTCTCAGTCCACCATCGATACCAATCCTCCTCGGATTCAACAGCCTTTATGGATAGATCGTCCAGAACCAACACTGCTACCCACTTCAGGGCGTTCTCTCTATTGCCAATTGTCTTCAACGCTTGTTTCTGCCACTCCCGTTCGGGAAGCATTTCCAGGCCTTCCAAGGCCCGCATGTTTGATATGGGGAGACGACTTCGATTGTGGTTATGAGTAATGAATTTGTAAGTTGTATCGGGTTTCCAGAATGAGTGCGGACACGCTTCGCCTACTATTCTCTCGTAGCTGTCAGAAAGCCAACCCTCTTGCATGAATAGATTTGGGCTAAAGGCGGTTGTCAGAAAGACGTGGCGACATGATCCACATTGGTAGCAGTAGTCGTACCTGTGGTAGCCAAACGTTGCGAGCAAGATGACGAGAAGCAAGCCAAATGTGTATTTCAATATCTTCACAGCATTTTCGACCTAA
The genomic region above belongs to Lacipirellulaceae bacterium and contains:
- a CDS encoding GNAT family N-acetyltransferase encodes the protein MSQTPCPNELVLPPMADVVEIRRLEDLQPFRMAWNALLEETPRRSFFMTFDWFELAWKHFGQQGQHDYRLLVIRSEGKPIGFVPLCVVEEPYRVGTLRTLTYPLADWGAWYSPIGPDQTACYWLAMQYLANQERDWDLLDLRWIDEQQAKLPSLSAAMQAAGIAGEIAPFRETFVIEINGSWEDYLRSRSRKRRHEIRRHLRFFEKHDRVEFIRHRPLPATEGDGDPRWDLYEDCLQIAAESWQGDATDGVTLSHDRVAAFLRDCHEAAARLGMLDVTLLKLAGKPVAFGYNYHYRDEISGLRMGYDPKYRHLGVGTVLLLSSLRDSFERGDRRFDLGVDDFNFKHRYRTKVEESKRITHYPISDLKSQGVRLTQWAKRVVASR
- a CDS encoding beta-agarase, with the translated sequence MPRLFYFLTLLLTTFPGGSHATETVELSVYPQYRRQIDGVCELDRTSLFALCDHGVGFDQRMRDPERVEYLLKDLNATFGRSLGPIRSVVRNEQIVREDPDRPGFADLELVKQESVSRQRPASKVLQDFVGERMDIAAHGSHNAYPEFMGAHTTPQSTQDPNHSQHLPENMEAAAELAAAVLQYNYGDFTRPRYFEPVNEPHWSFIGAEHLANWHLKTHSAVHDRGLDVEVGGPCNSVCYFYRNDFNAFNGVKNFINNTKGQLDFYSFHAYDYLNWNGQDLVGRISSGLPLEGMIDLVQNHLVNEFGEQKGIVISEHGGYVTGSQGRPTAEEVGDLLAAKYFPEGEGFEHEMRKRSIQSHVLVSAIMANTLTFMDHPHVIKKAVPFILPESMAWDPKYYSTLYVPYDFTDRSRWVETRNSDFYKFFRDVQGERVIIKGGDPDIQARAFADKDRLIIVVNNLSDELHDVKLDFPQPKESTEPQETKSKKIVLRRYGRNEDYTPYLTEENIESLEQLQLAGREAVLVAVEYDQEIPVKGTFNETPHYGSQLAVKATKEKPARFLVEIPAAKELAFATLRLSISRPFDADPNVLVKVNGKRVEFPLEDAVSRLAEEGREYASTKIVQLDRKLLREQNRVEVSFPDDRGGTVGSVVIRAGTKL
- a CDS encoding acyltransferase, whose product is MPKHRNGTSSYNATLDLFRFLACLAIVWIHVPESGLLKPTTIVSRFAVPFFSAAAIYLTVRSLHRRPDLSSWDYIRARFRSIYLPFLAWSAIYYLARYLAKQVSEVGGLTATTCLPALSWETLLDGTVHHLWFLPYIVVASVAALAATKLVLSCPLLRLPVALVCLVTGFTTAVLTADEAPVPNIYAVELAYQTLPSACWAVAIALYADRWQWLGKADAAGILGSLLFFAGSAWLWQNGRNSLAENLAGCGLLLATLPDTFTRGLSVSGSLAKQLGAWSFGIYVVHILFVEGIQDVLHALQIEASPTIDLIIYVLSIIGSVAVTILASQFAGLSWLFSTRRQPKTAAAGTS
- a CDS encoding SDR family NAD(P)-dependent oxidoreductase, whose amino-acid sequence is MKSRAEATSCCAIITGAGGELGRAFADLLSKTQNTRLILTDIDTDAAHQARSSVERNGGEAVAAPLDVTQPSAWQQLVEDLHHEYQRVEMLINCAGIGAGGIVEGFSPEQFNQVFNANYFGTLYGCQAVIPRMKEQGHGHIVNVASITGLLAPPSVAAYASSKAAVVSLTEALYGELKPYGIGVTLCVPGFFRSPLIENGIFTDEGTQKRGEDYADKATLTAKQVAEETLRAVRKRRLYAVMGRRARWYWRIKRLAPQWLADKLSARYRN
- a CDS encoding tRNA-(ms[2]io[6]A)-hydroxylase — encoded protein: MLHLQSETDARWFAQVDAHLDEILIDHAHCEKKAAGTAMNLIFHYVDNRELCQEMTEIVNEELEHFHMVLDLLEKKDIPFRRLKPSQYGRKLNDLVSKQEPQRAVDRLLVAGLIEARSCERFHALAQHVDDEELANFYASLFESEARHHTTYTRLAKHFAPEEEVMARLDELAALESEIISAGEPLARMHS
- a CDS encoding 3-isopropylmalate dehydrogenase produces the protein MSNSTSLRIAVIAGDGIGPEVVGTSLEVLKATAAANDFVYETTDFPFSAKHFLESGHILDDDDVAKLREFDAILLGAVGGLPNDPRLAGGVIEKGILLKLRFDLDQYINLRPVQLYPGIDTPLKDKTSEHIDFICVRENTEDLYCGLGGIVRKGTDQEVANQTMVATRFGAERCIRYAFELARTRPRKHLTLVHKTNVLNFAGDTWHRTFEDVAQDYSDVETGYHHVDACCMFMVAKPEVYDTIVVPNMFGDIITDLGAAIAGGMGIASSGNLNPDGTAPSMFEPVHGSAPDIAGQNVANPIATIDSLGLLLRETGRIKENAAAIKCGEQIGAAVKKVTPKFAGKSLDRSGFGTNEIGQMVVEAL